GATGGAAGGTCCCTGTAAAGGCCTTGTGAAGACTTACAACAAAGGTATTTGTATATGTATgttctaatttcttttctacATAAAGCTTAGAAGATCTGCTTatggaaagcagaaattacTTCTTTTAACTGCCTTCTGAAAGATACAAATTGTGTCTTCTTAAGCTGTGTATGTCTCAGTGGTCCTTTTTGTTAGTAGTGGAAGCATTTAATGTTGCAGCCAAGATTGTAGCTATTTGAATATTAGTGCTCTAAAAATTGGAGTTGGTCACTACTGGCAGAAGATTGGTTGAAATATGAGTTTTGTATTAACTTACTAAAAAAACACATACGCATGTCTTAGTTGTGGCTAGTTTTGCATAGATCCCTTTAGGTTTTCCTCTGAAATTGTGGAAGCAAAAGTTACATAGGATCATATTCTTTCAAGTATTTGTGAACTTAAGTCTTCCTTGTAATGTCCTGctgcaattaaaacaaaaattcttgGAAGTTTAGATTTCTTACTAGAAAAGAAATGGTGGAGTGGCATTGAAATCTGTTTATGTTTCAGAGCATAACACTTTATGGGAGTATTAGAACATTAATGGGTCATTTGTTCTCAATTTGTTTtagttttgaaatttaaaagaaaagccacCTATTGTATGTAAATGATGTGATAGTTGTTATTTAGCTGGTACAGTAGTCAGAAAACTTGTTAAagtaaatggaaagaaatacaaaattgatgaaaactgctgtatttttctctttccaattGATGTATTTGTGAGATAGTTCGCATGTGTTTGGTGAAATGTTGAGGCCCCTTAAAGCTCAAAATTTGCTCAAAATAAAGCTCAATTTGCCCCTTAAAGCTCAAATCCCTTAAACTGCTGAAGCAAACCACCCAAACTTGTTATAGCTCAGGCTTCCCGAGTTCAAACAAACAGTTCTGAATAGTCAGTTTACAGAAGAGAATCTTGCAGGtctttctgaaaatgctgtttaaaattGCATTCTTTATGGTGATTAgcaaactgttttctttttatagatTTAATTCCTGAAGGTGCTGTTGTCATCTGTCCCTCAAAGAACTTGTCAAAGGAGgtaaacaaagaaaatcaaaagccaGTTAGTATGTCTGATGAACACTTAGAGATGGAGTCTCAGCTAAGTATCTCTTCAGATGAAATAGAAGAAGGCGAAATTGTGAGTAGCgatgaagagaaagaaaaatctaaacCAGAGAGAGgctctgaaaatacaaaaaagtcGAGACCAAAAGCTTCTTCTGAGACACGAAATTTGACCAGCAGTCCTCAGAATCAAAACAGCAAAACTGTGCACTGCAATGAAGATAATGGAAAATTTGTTTCTGTGCAAGTAAGCACACGAAAGAACAGAGAGAGGCATAAAAATCAGACCTTCAGATCTTCAAAgaatatgaggaaaaacaaaactgtgagCATTGCTTGTCTTGAAAAAATAGTTCATGTTATTGTTGAACCTTCAAATATACAAGAAATCATGCAGATGCTCAGAGCTATACGAAAACAGATGAGGAAAAGTTATATGAAGTTCAAAGTACACTTCCCAGTTCAGCattttcacagaattatagaatctgGGATCATAAATTTTACAGCATTAATAAGATACTTGAACTTTTCCAAGATATGTGCATTAGGTGATACATTAAAATTGAATATCTGTGATATTATAGAGTCAAAACTTAAACAAGTTAAAAAGAATGCAATAGTGGACCGTCTTTTTGAACAGCAAGTGTCAGATATGAAAAAACAGTTGTGGAAATTTGTAGATGAACAGCTTGATTACTTATTTGAAAAGATAAGGAGAATTATAATAAAGCTATGTGATGTGGGAAATGAGGGTGAGGATGGGAAGTTCGAAAGAGCtggaaagcaaaaccacaagATCAGTCATAAAAATGATGTGCAGAGATCTAGAAAAAAGTCCCTGAAAGATGGTTCTCAAAAGCCCGAAGAATATATTTCAAAGGCAACTGTGGATTATCAACAACCTAAGTGTCACCATGAGAAAAATAAGACAGGTACACCAAAAACTGCCTTTACAAAATGTCTTAACTCCATTGATAACACAAGAAATTCCCAAACAAAAGTTCACCTCTCTAAAGAGAGTAATTTACAAAGCACTCTTACTCCAGTGAAGGGTGTTAAACATGAAAAGGAAGGACTCCAACTGTCCAGAGATGCTAACAAGTCTGATCTTAGTTATGAGCTTCTCACAGAACAACAAGCGTCCAGTCTCACATTTAATCTTGTAAGTGATGCTCAAATGggtgaaatatttaaaagcttaTTGCAAGGCTCTGatctcttggaaaaaaatggtgGCAATATCAACAGAAATGAGTGTGAATTCAGGACaccagaaaaacagtttttagACAGTCATAAATGCAGGGATAATGCTGCTGAACTAGAGCAAGAAATTGCTCCAAAGGACGCATGCATGGATTGTAAACAGGAAGAGGGTATTAGCTGGACTATTGTTTCACCTGTAAGAGCTCCCTCACTAGCATCTAGGCCTCAGATGCCTGTTGATCCAGATGTGCTGGATGAGAGCTGTATGTTTGAGGTTTCCACAAACTCGGCTTCGTGCAAAGAAGATGAATGCAATTTGCAGAAGAATAAATCATGTGTTTCTTCTATCCTTCTTGAAGATTTGGCTGTTTCCTTAACGATTCCATCACCTTTGAAATCAGATGCTCACCTCAGCTTTCTAAAACCTGAGAATAATTCTAGCTCAGCTCCAGAGGGTGTTGTTAGTGCACATTACAGCGAAGATGCACTTCTTGGCGAGGAGGATGCCACTGAACAAGACATTCATTTGGCTTTAGAATCTGATAACTCAAGCAGTAAATCAAGTTGTTCATCATCGTGGACAAGTCGGCCTGTTGCTCCTGGTTTTCAGTGTCGCCCCAGCCTACCAATGCAAGCAGTAATCATGGAGAAATCCAATGATCATTTTATTGTAAAGATTAGGCGTGCAGTGCCATCTGTCTCACCAGCTTCTGATCAGATGGCTCCAGTGAAGGAGGCACAGGCATCCTCAACCAagactggaaaaggagaaacgagaactgggggaaaagaaagggacAGCCAGAGTGCCACCGTGAAAGAAGCCGTCAAACCAGATCTGGTTAAGATGGATCACTTGCCTCACGTCAGTGCTGAACAAGAACAAAATCCTACCTTAGCTCAGCCTCTGAAGGAGTCACACAATAGTattggaaaggaagaaagtacTGAGTTGCTTGGGACCCGTAGAAAATCTTCAGACAAAGAGAGCCACAACACTGAAAGCCCAGATAaaggctctgagcaatctgagGCACACAAATTGCAAGTATCCAAAAACATAAATGAAATGCATGTTAGATCTCAAGcttcttttcctgctggatGCAATATGAAGTCATACATAACAGATGGTGTTGTTAATGGAACTTCATGTCATGCAGTGGAATCCAGAGCAGATAACGGGACTCGGGAAACTTCAACAGGAAACTCAGAAGTCAGTGATAAAAAGGAAGAACTTGAAGAGTGCTTCAATGCATCTATAGACTTAACAGAAGAGCTTTCTGATGAGACTGTAGCAGGTGAATGTGATCTTGAAACAAAACCCAGTTCAAAGACTAATGGAGGGTGCCAGATAAGTATAGATGATAAAACTagtaaaaagaggaaaaaagagaccGTAGAAGAGAATTCCGATTCAAAAAGGCAACGAAAAGGAACTGAATCAGCAGGTGAGGGGAGTGATGGAAGTAGTATCAGGTCTGAAGATAGAAATTCATCACCCAAACAATGTTCCAATAAGAAGAATGAGCTACAGCAGAACAAAGACTCTTCTGCCTTGGGTTCATCTCCATCATCACCTAGCCTCTATGCcaaaaacatcattaaaaagaagggagaagtaGTAGTATCCTGGACAAGGTAATTTCTGATTTGATCTGCTTGATTGCTTTAGGGCTTTTTTAAACTACCTTATACActgaaaagagggaagaaaagggtaTTTAGCTGATGACTGAAGTTATTTGGTAGCGCTACACCCTTCTCTAAAAAGTGGAATGGGACCCTCCTTTTATCAATGCAGGATTGCTCTGGGAGATTTGGTGTCCATCACTTATCCACATATCCCGAAGTAAGAGTCCTCctggcttttgttttgaaagttaTGGGCCATAGGTGACAAGACCTACTGTAATGCACTGTCTGTTCTTGTTATTTCCCCTGCCCAGTTTATTTCTTCTGTCCAAAAATTCCAGCCAGGCTTGGTAGGGAATGGAGGTCCTTGATGTTCCTATGAGGCATCAGTGACTGGTGAAGGAGAATAGCTAAAGATTTCCCCTTCTGAGGGAAGGCATGAGAGCAAACAGTTTTTTGTTTTCGGGTCTGAGCTGCTCAATATGTGGAAATGTACTAGTCAACCATTCAACTCAGGTACTCCAATTTGCAGGATGTGTGTGACAAGTGAGGTGGCTGTACATGTCAATAATTCATGCAAAATTATCGTTGTGTATTCTTAAGAAACTATAGTTGGCAGGTTTTGCTGTTCTTGGTACAACTTGATACAATCAACACTTATAAAGGGGGTTCTAAAATTTTTCAGGACAGACCTTTCTAAACTATAGTTTGGATATAAAGTTAGTTTCTaggtaacattttaaaagaaaatcagctccttcatggaaaaaagacagcaaaagctaatgtgatttttttttaatgtgcacaCCAAAAAGGTAGGAAGAGACTTACAGTTTTCCTTATGAATATGACCAGGTTTTCGGTTTCAcactttttatttatctttgaaattttgtttgtcttttagaaaaaaaaggcatttatttaaataattggtCATTAcgtttttctttgaaattgaagaaaagaaatataatttattgAAGTATGACAGGTTTCAGTCAAATAAAATTACTGTCTATACACATTTTGCCTAAATCATTGATGAGACAAACAGGAAACCGGTGACACACTACAGAATAGACTTCTGATTTTTTATTCTCATCTGAACAGTAGATGTGCTCCGAGTATCTTTATTACATTAAGCCACTTAGAGAAGTCAAGCGCCTCTCTGGTTGATCTTTGAACATCAGTGGGCCTTAGGTGAAAGCAGCTATTCAGCCATGCAAACTGAGGCATGTGCACCTGGAACTACTGACCCTGTTGAATCTGAGTTCCTCTCAATTCAAGTTTAAATGTCTGGTTTAGAAGCTTAAAATTCTTTGACTTTGGTTTGGGGCTAACTGTTATAACAATCCTGCTCTTCCTAGTATGGGAACATAATCTCCACTACCACTTGTTTGTACTGACTCTATTACTCTGTGCTGGTAGAAGAAAGGATCCTCCACAAATTCATTGCTGCTGTTTGAATTCATATTCTGTAGTTTGGAAATACTCCAAATTTTATATAGGCCTGTATGTATTATTTTGCTTGTGTGCACGTACACAACTATAtgtatgaatattttaaaaattcacttttgCTGTAGAAATGATGACCGAGAAATTTTACTGGAATGTCAGAAAAAAGGACCATCAAGCAAAACTTTTGTTTCCTTGGCCACTAGGCTAAACAAAAGCCCAAATCAGGTAGGTGATGATATTCTTATGTTTACTAACAGCAATATTCCTACACTGACAATTGTAGTTGAACAAAAATCTTTGGAGATTGTCTGCAAATctgtagttttcttttcctcatgtcATTTTGGGGGATTCTTgtaaaaaataatctgattCTGCCAGTTGTTActtcttaaaaatacacattataGGAGTATTATGGGGATTCCTCAATACTTGTTTGATTGGTGTGTTGAAAGTGCTACACTCATAAGGGATTGTTGTTGGATCGGCACTTAGATAAAGAAAGGCAATTTTGAGAGGCCTGAAGCCTTTGCACACCTTTaataaattaggaaaaaaattgaagttaGAGCTCAAAAAAAGTACCAGGGTTGCGCAGAAAGGACATTTTTAATGAAggtgtttcatttttctttcattttttaattaaaaagtttcAAAAGACACAGATAGCAAATTAATGTAGAGTATTTCCAGAGGTTTGCATATAACTTTACACTTAAGTTGAATTTTTCTCTTAATCTATATCCTGAAAATCTAGAAAGGGAGAAACACATTTGACTCCATTAGGAAATCCTGCATGATTGGGATTTGGCTTTTAGAGTGTTGTTTTGTGTGGCTGCagggtttttgtggggtttggaaGCTGTTGGGGTGGCTGGTTGGATAAAACAATGTTATCTGTGCATTTATGCCTCTCTTCCCAGTTAGTTTGGTGGATCATCAATATGCTATAGCAATATGTATATAGCAATAAGAAACGCTAGCTTAGAGCTGCATGAGGTCACTATGTCAGCTGTAGCTATGTTCAGGAAAAAACTTTTTACTCTGATCTACAGACCAGTTATGTAAAATCCCTGGTGGGCAGATTACTCCATGATGAGCCAAAAATACCTGAAGCAACAATTGTATAAGAGGGTTGAAAATAACCAATAAACGGCGCTTTTTGTGGTGTACAAAATAAGCTTTTGTCTTTATATTTGCATCTTACTCATGGTTACACATGGCAAATTCAAGGCTAATTGTCTTTGaagccttcatttttttccctcttcttgtCGGGAAACCTGTATTAAACCTGTGTTGGCTCTAGCTCTCCTTGATTAACCTGGAAGCTATTTCAAGTGTGAAAGGTGTAGGAAGACTTCCTAGATCCAGTTAATCTGTTATTGGTGCTCCTAAAATTCTCCTACTAAAATTTCTTGTAAGCAAATAGTGGtggtcttaaaaaaaattgatgtcAGATCAATCCGTCTTGGTAGATGTGGAAGTCTGGGTCTGGGGCCTTAAtgatgtatcttttttttttttttttttttttgtcctccaTTAGGTTTCAGAAAGATTCAAGCAGTTAATGAAGCTGTTCAAGAAATCCAAGTGCAAGTAGACTCAAAGCAAGTTGCTTCATGGTTACAGGGCGTAGCTGTTACCTGCAGGGATGGACTGGAGCCACTGCATTCGTATGATGGGATTATGGGGTGGTATCCAAGTCAGAATACTGAGTTTGGTAAATCCAGTGCACTGTTAGTTATTGTCTGCGTTTCCTCTGACGTTCTTTAACAGGGTAACACAGAGGGAACTTCACAAACCAAGTGGCTAGGGAAGAAAGGGCTTTGACACTGCGCATGGGGCAGTATCATTTCAAGTGGGTGACATCTCCTGTTAGTTAAAGGTGTTCTGTGAGTGGAGACAAGGGCAAGCAGTTGAGTGGGAATGGTGGCTCTTGTTTCGCTTGACAGAAGTTCTGTGTGTGCTGATGTCGAACTCTGATCTTAAAAAGTGAGAGTGCTTTGGAATCCAGTTGGCAGATAATCCTGGAAAATGACAGGTAGGTCATCTTTGTGAGTGTGGAACATATTTTAAGAAGTGAGGacttgttcttttaaaataaggcAGGGCAATGATTCTAGAAGTTGCTTATCTAGTAATTGAATTCTGTTGCTCAGGAATAGGTGGATCCTGCAGCTTGTTTTTAACAAATATTTGTGACAATTGTTTACTTACTGGAGAGTTAAATCTAACAGAATCTGTTTTCAGAATAGTCGGTGTGCAGGGTAGCTTAAGTGTTACTTCATATGAGCACTACTCTGCAAAGGCCATTATGTTTTTCTGTTCCAAATTACATCTGGAAAAGGTACTTTGTTAAGGTCTTCAACATAATAAACAttctgttttgttaaaaaaagagtaaatattGAGAAGtgattttctgttaaaaattaatttagaaacagACAGACCTTTACAGTTTCATAAAGTGTGACTTTGTAGCTACTAACCAGAAACAAAacttttctgtaaaaacaaGCAGTTTTCAAAAGCTTGTCAACTTGGCATGTTTTGACAGCAATTGCATCTATCTTTACAAATTGTTTAGTACATTAGAAATTCATTatgttctattttaaaaaatctgttataACTGTTTCCAGTTTTACTAGAACATACctaaagtgtgtgtgtgtgtgtgtatatatatatatatttacacacacatCTCATACACACTGCTGTTTTATCCCAAATTTctaaaaaggttttttttttttttcttctctctgagaaacatccctggaagttgcaagggttttttttaatgagttcattgatttttgaggttttattcTGTATGGAGGACCAGAATTGCTGTAGTCTTTATTCAGTCAGAGCATCTGCTGAGTTCAGTTAGACTTCAGTTAATAGCCCCACCAAAGTGCATTGTCTTTCAACTTGGATTGAATTGGCTCTTTTTCAGAGTCCAGTGACCATTTCTTCAATGTCAGCATGTTTTTTTGTTCCCTCTCCAACTGATGGGACAGACCTCTCTTTCTAATAAACCATCAGATAATTTGTCCGTGATGTTGTCACTGACCACTTTGGAGTATTGTACATGTGACCTACAGAATGGATTGTCATGCTGCCAAACAGTGCATTGCCCTTATTTTAGGTAGTGCTCTGGAAACTGTTACAAGGAATGACTTGAGTAGGTGATGATGTCAGTTCTGGCAGTCTTCCGTCTTAAATGCTTgcttctgaaatgtttgcttttaatgATCAAATCTCACCTTCTGTGCTaatgctggcagtgcctggtgATTTCAGTGGGGGATTGGTGCACCAGCCTGTGTTTGTTCTTAACAAACATTTGTGACAATTGTTAATTTGGTGAAGATTTAAATCTAACTGAAACTGTTTTAAGAACAGTAAGTTTGCAGAGAAGTGTTCGTATTTGTGCAAAAGTTGGACTCTACTAAGAGTATTCTTTTAACTATATCCTTATGCATCAACATGTGCACAGTACTGAAGGCACTGAGGGAAGTCACTTCTCTCCATTTAAATGCTTCCTCTCTGCATCAAAAAAGGCAGGCAGTATTTTATTACAAAGTTGTTTATTCCTTATCTGTGTTACTTGCTTTCATATCTGTATAGGTGATGGGAGGCAGGGTTTGACCGTTTTGAATCTGACTTGGGATTCCTTTTTTGTAAAGTGTGAAACTTGGTTAATGTTCTCTTTATTGTATCTATGTGTACAGCTTCCTACATGGTCTTGTAAAATATCTGAtgtttgtatatatataaatatatgtataaaaataggAGGAGCTTTGTTTGGccaaagatgatttttttaaactatataAAACTACAGGTTTATTTTGTATAAACTAAATAGTTTGCTTACTGTAAGAgcaatacaaaaaataaaactgtaaaactCACACACATGTTCTTGTTGAACAAAGGTTGTCTTGGACTGGTTTTGTACCATTGTTTGTAATTTATTTCTCCAACAAGAATTTTGATACATATATGCCAAATGTACTGTATGTAATTGTACAGTCTTCTTTGTGAAACCTCAGgtaaatcaaaatattttatagaacTGTTGGTTAATGGCTTGACAAGTACACATGCTGTGAAGCAGCATTAAAATTTAGTTCCGTTAGTTGGTGTAAGTGGGTAGCTATGTTGACGTTCTGGCCAATAAACATGGAAGTTGCCAGCTGGTGCTCTACTGTAATTACTGCTCTGAGTTGTGACTAGAAATTGGAGAATTTCACAAACTACGTAAAACCCTTAAGCCACTTATGAATCAGGACCTACAACTTTAATCTTTTTTCTGGAAACAGGGTTATTGTTGAGTGGAATATTACAGAGGAGAAAGACCTTTTCAGGTCCAGGACCTTTCACTGGAAGAGTGTAGCTGGTGGCCCTTCGAGAGTCTTACTCCAACTTGCTACTGAAGAATAGGTCTACTTCTGTCCAACACACGTATTTTTACAGGATTCTGTTTAATGGATGTGAGTATTCAAAAATTTTTTGGAGTTGAAATTCAGAGAGCGGGGTTTGTGGAGATGTGCGTGACAGTGAAATCATCGAGCACTGGGCATTGAATTTTGAGGGATTCTCTCTAAGGCGAAGTCTGTTTGCAGCTAAAGGTGTACATACAACAGTTGTCTTAACTCAGGGCACTTCTCTTAGATGTCAATCCAGCAGCAGATAGCTATTTCTATTGAGGCTTTTGTCTAATTGTATTCACTCTAAAACCAAATGCAGAATAATCTTCAGTAATTTGTCTTCATGAAGGGAGGCAGCAGTAATAAGGCATGCTGAGGAACAGGCTTAAGAATTTCTTAGAAGACTATGAAATCAGTCAAGAGGCTTTTCAGGAGTGGAATTGGCTTTGCTAGGAAAGATGGATAAAGTTTCAGGGGTGGCTGTCTGGTTCCTATGAAAGGCAACTTGCTCCAGAAGGAGCGAGTTAGCACCAGTATTAACAGTAATATTTGCCTGTagtaaaatggaaaaacaagtTCAAGTGAAGTGACTTTTTTAATAAGCCAAGGGGTTTCTAGACAGTGAGGGTGCACTGAACCAGGTTAGTGGTTTAGGCTAAAACTAAAATTCTGTAGTCTCATCTTCGCATTTCATTGTGCTCATACCTGAATTGCTTTGGCTGCAGCCTGTTGTCTGGCTCACTGTTCACATCCATTGGCTTCAGAGTTTTGTGATGAATTTGGTGAGATGGCAGAAAGCATGTGCACTTTGAAGTGGCTTTGACCCTGTACTCTTAGCTTGTTGTGATGTAACAATTGTAAAGTATTAGTACaaggaaatgctgctgtctGTGTTAAAAGAAGATTACTATTAGTTCCCACGTAtatccttttctgtttttcaaatgtgTGAGTCCCTGACAAGAATATCAAAAGCTGCAGTGCTATAAAAAGTGTATTTGGACCTAATACTTGAAGAACTTATTTTGTACTAGCTGTCGCTTCTaatttagaatcatagaataccctgagctggaagggaccaactcctggccctgcacaggatagCCCCAAGAATCCCGCCAtctgcctgagagtgttgtccaaatgcttcttgaattctgtcaggcttggtgctgtgaccacttccctggggagtctgttccagtgctcaaccacctTCTGaatgaagaacctttttctaatatccaacctaaaccttccctgacacaacttcaggccattaccttgggtcctgtcactgggcactgcAGAGATCAGTGTGtgcccctcctcttctcttCATGAAGTTGTAGACTGCAGTGAggcctcccctcagtctcctccaggctgaacagaccaggTGAcctcagcttcccctcaaggcccttcaccatcttcgttgccctcctttggacactttAATAGCTTTATGTATTTCTTAGactgtggtgcccaaaactgcaaacAGGACTCAaggtgggacaatcccctcccttgccttgctggtgatgctgtgcctgatgccccccaggacagggctggccctcctggctgccagggcactgctgactcatgggCAACTTTCTCTTGACCAGGAGTGCCaagtccctttccatggcactgctttccagcatctcattccctgctctgtctgtacatccagggttgcccccaTCCCAGGGGCAGAAAGAATCCTGCTGTCACACACAAGACAGAGTAAATGCCCCATACTGGGTTTGGATACTGGGATTTATTGAATAAGCACCAGGACTAGACCTTTCACCCTCCTTGGTTGTGatcagctcctgccccagcactaTGTTCCTtgtgatgccttgagaggccacctaaaaacagacactagacaggagtaagggaataaaggtaggtgtttatttgaagggccttcaaaggaaccccctggggagccagaggctgctgccaagatggaccccaagatggacaacaggtcacgagttcttcacacttttataggtttgggtcatttgcatatcagggttaattctccaattaaagcttcagttaatgatgtaattttccCAAGCTTGCCCCCACTTTAGAGAGGCTTCTGGTTTATACTTTTTCGGCCTAGGAtggtctgagtgtccttggagagcagggccggagaggctttgttatgtctacctagcaggagagagcagaagttaacaggttacaagaaacttcagagttacacaccaggcagtacaggatttgaaaaacatGAACGTTAAAACCTGAGGCTTCATGTTAAAACTCTTCTTCCTAGCAGGGAGGTCACTCCAGGTCCAGGTAGGTCAGGCATGAAGATGTGCTGGTTCCCACTGTGCTGCTTCTCACAGTTGCCTATTCCAGTCACCACTGGAATTCCAGTCTCTGATTTGCAGGATATCTTCCCTCCCAACACATCCACGCACAGCCTGCTGCCATTCACATGTAAGCTGATTCTGTCTACAGCAGATGCTTATAGGAAGGGAGTGTCCTGAGGCACCACAGATTCTTGCTTCTCTCCAAATGCAAACACCaccatccctgtgcccccacCCCTGCTTCCCTTTCATGCACAATTAATTATGTGGTCCATTAATAATAAGCTTGTATGAGCAGTCTTTTAGCAACATTAATTATTCTGCTGCTAAAGCAGAAATGCAACAAATTGTCCCTGAACAGCCTACTGTcaccc
The DNA window shown above is from Corvus hawaiiensis isolate bCorHaw1 chromosome 3, bCorHaw1.pri.cur, whole genome shotgun sequence and carries:
- the CASP8AP2 gene encoding CASP8-associated protein 2 isoform X2, which codes for MAAAEASPFREGDESSVDIYDGLDSSVSVSDNFAPNTTPSRSSLNLFDEILIEEGTAKKASYDELQAEYGKCQQQIKELMKKFKEIQAQNIILQNENQALKKNISALIKTARVEINRKDEEISHLHQRLSEFPNHRRTYLPGSTKTKDSKFRPSDLGDNMKMEHRMKNDCSKDGYHSYSSHNTDSGKSGSEKRNTPFLLRHPPEELCSDGTHTCALSYDHTSSKESRKERKETKSNEQYSRGNVNKYKREVHQSTGNDGDSEEGNSDPQQKLKTLSEKASKNELQQKSQSMKLKCSPSVERRVERGVSSWEKQTAGKDRFQTRGELYADERLQNGLKKDIKTHDKGEKHTGQKNKPTEKLQEQPRRPGRGSSPHSKNEHSKTVHESRKCRAEESRKVKHIDCKRDRGTDDHISREGRTSPSNSSSREHKYARLKESSSRHEWETAHSKSERHRTEEKRKREREDQDENRHFRNEKKVAKEFSHQSVKDSKKGTDVTKSMRKKPCKLEETSRVADSLKNDKVPKTKGNRTGPKSKDLKLSFMEKLNLTLSPNKKQCLSAVDRLRKPSQKATDEGGTELTLQAELLDSAHPLDCGPTEHSHSALQVLDTAAQSNVEPSLPVSVSSENGALKVAAADPAQCEALPAVAADEPSSETFPEADVGQVQPQTLPEAAKVLVPDEMEAETPSEVAEACDPVELEASGKTAAVTGLNHPESLPLEVTGSMAECEELPVTEGEMQDGNVPAAEVAAPEPASASMGDLLESAAEKKEEDKIWLATDKESSADQCGSRNVVLDDSEARSSGDLESSGTADGISETKPDCLMEVVRDDDHVAAENVDCPMEEKSICEISISTSHLLDRTIITAKDEPLVDQNTCNLEPDLTDNSTATASSLSGEMCPITKEIETNPVSVDDDSSILSIDLNHLRYIPKAISPLNSPVRPLAKALKMEGPCKGLVKTYNKDLIPEGAVVICPSKNLSKEVNKENQKPVSMSDEHLEMESQLSISSDEIEEGEIVSSDEEKEKSKPERGSENTKKSRPKASSETRNLTSSPQNQNSKTVHCNEDNGKFVSVQVSTRKNRERHKNQTFRSSKNMRKNKTVSIACLEKIVHVIVEPSNIQEIMQMLRAIRKQMRKSYMKFKVHFPVQHFHRIIESGIINFTALIRYLNFSKICALGDTLKLNICDIIESKLKQVKKNAIVDRLFEQQVSDMKKQLWKFVDEQLDYLFEKIRRIIIKLCDVGNEGEDGKFERAGKQNHKISHKNDVQRSRKKSLKDGSQKPEEYISKATVDYQQPKCHHEKNKTGTPKTAFTKCLNSIDNTRNSQTKVHLSKESNLQSTLTPVKGVKHEKEGLQLSRDANKSDLSYELLTEQQASSLTFNLVSDAQMGEIFKSLLQGSDLLEKNGGNINRNECEFRTPEKQFLDSHKCRDNAAELEQEIAPKDACMDCKQEEGISWTIVSPVRAPSLASRPQMPVDPDVLDESCMFEVSTNSASCKEDECNLQKNKSCVSSILLEDLAVSLTIPSPLKSDAHLSFLKPENNSSSAPEGVVSAHYSEDALLGEEDATEQDIHLALESDNSSSKSSCSSSWTSRPVAPGFQCRPSLPMQAVIMEKSNDHFIVKIRRAVPSVSPASDQMAPVKEAQASSTKTGKGETRTGGKERDSQSATVKEAVKPDLVKMDHLPHVSAEQEQNPTLAQPLKESHNSIGKEESTELLGTRRKSSDKESHNTESPDKGSEQSEAHKLQVSKNINEMHVRSQASFPAGCNMKSYITDGVVNGTSCHAVESRADNGTRETSTGNSEVSDKKEELEECFNASIDLTEELSDETVAGECDLETKPSSKTNGGCQISIDDKTSKKRKKETVEENSDSKRQRKGTESAGEGSDGSSIRSEDRNSSPKQCSNKKNELQQNKDSSALGSSPSSPSLYAKNIIKKKGEVVVSWTRNDDREILLECQKKGPSSKTFVSLATRLNKSPNQVSERFKQLMKLFKKSKCK